The following coding sequences lie in one Bacteroides helcogenes P 36-108 genomic window:
- a CDS encoding HAD-IA family hydrolase, translated as MNYTTYLFDFDYTLADSSRGIVTCFRNVLTRHGYTEVADEDIKRTIGKTLEDSFSILTGVTDIRQLMDFKQEYTKEADTHMTVNTVLFLETKSVLVALKDTGARIGIISTKYRYRIKELLDLHFPTNFMDIIVGGEDVKEAKPAPEGLLFAIKQLHASKNETLYIGDSTVDAETAQAAGVDFAGVTHGVTTARELSKYPHWKIMSTLDELLENKEEQSPIFEIEKPICPENDTTVSFRKKRRISIWQIVLLLSLIWLSYEEKERTDSFFFAFIFLLTIWGVLQKRRILPDKAKALITPWWHPCTVRLRAFRLKLIRGNETPPITNETSVCQNCGTTYIGNYCNRCGQSRNTPRYRLSNALKNIAGGFFNIDRGFGRTLIDLLYRPGYLIRDFIGGKRIQYFRPFQTLFILAALYLMTVQLVAPEALNPKKATQQELQEEKKEKIISAQKKLQRKLKKATSEEEKKMLAITLDDLEKSLEKIQEQSTKDSATVTFNTRYEDKEEDFIDTLIENSDKMEDKIKQFIRQSPFLTKVCNLLISWGHGNKAFHIIITLPLFAFATQLAFRRKKYKSNYNTTEHIFIQAYIACQLLLLSIVILPFHGYARISDLYELPWWLMFSLFCLDYKQLYRCTWWKSFWRTIIMFIYSLILLILLAVLATLLAGATFYILQP; from the coding sequence ATGAATTATACTACCTACCTCTTCGACTTTGACTATACTCTTGCCGATTCATCACGTGGTATTGTTACTTGTTTCCGAAATGTACTCACCAGGCACGGATACACGGAAGTGGCAGATGAAGATATCAAACGTACCATTGGAAAAACTCTGGAAGATTCTTTTTCCATCCTTACCGGAGTAACAGATATCAGGCAACTGATGGATTTCAAGCAAGAGTACACTAAAGAGGCGGATACACATATGACTGTCAACACAGTGCTTTTCCTCGAAACTAAGTCTGTATTGGTGGCTTTAAAAGATACTGGAGCACGAATAGGGATTATTTCCACTAAATATCGTTACCGGATAAAGGAGCTCCTTGATTTACATTTTCCAACCAATTTCATGGATATCATTGTAGGTGGCGAAGACGTAAAAGAAGCCAAACCTGCACCTGAAGGTTTACTTTTTGCCATCAAGCAACTACACGCCTCCAAAAACGAGACACTATATATCGGAGACAGTACGGTGGATGCGGAGACAGCCCAAGCAGCCGGAGTGGATTTTGCCGGTGTGACCCATGGAGTGACCACCGCCAGAGAACTAAGCAAGTATCCACATTGGAAAATAATGAGTACTTTGGACGAGTTGCTGGAAAACAAAGAAGAACAATCGCCAATATTCGAAATCGAGAAACCCATCTGCCCTGAAAATGACACCACAGTCTCCTTTCGGAAAAAGAGAAGAATAAGTATCTGGCAAATTGTTCTCTTATTGTCACTAATCTGGTTGTCATACGAAGAAAAGGAAAGAACGGACAGTTTTTTTTTCGCATTCATCTTTCTGCTAACAATATGGGGAGTCTTGCAGAAAAGACGAATTCTTCCTGACAAGGCAAAGGCTCTCATCACCCCTTGGTGGCATCCTTGCACAGTGCGCTTGCGTGCATTCCGCCTCAAGTTGATACGGGGAAATGAAACACCCCCCATTACAAACGAGACAAGTGTCTGCCAGAACTGCGGCACTACTTATATCGGAAATTACTGCAATCGTTGTGGACAAAGCCGCAACACTCCACGCTATCGTCTGAGCAATGCTCTGAAAAACATTGCCGGAGGTTTCTTCAATATAGACAGGGGATTCGGACGCACACTCATCGATTTGCTCTATCGCCCTGGCTACCTGATTCGTGATTTCATCGGCGGGAAACGAATACAGTATTTCCGTCCGTTCCAAACCTTGTTCATCCTTGCCGCACTCTACCTCATGACTGTACAACTGGTAGCCCCGGAAGCATTGAATCCGAAAAAGGCTACCCAACAAGAGTTACAGGAGGAAAAGAAAGAAAAAATCATTTCCGCCCAAAAAAAACTACAAAGAAAGCTGAAAAAAGCTACGTCCGAAGAAGAAAAGAAAATGCTTGCCATTACTTTGGATGACCTGGAGAAGAGTCTGGAAAAGATTCAGGAGCAATCGACGAAAGATAGTGCAACTGTCACTTTCAATACCCGATACGAAGACAAAGAGGAGGACTTTATAGACACCCTGATAGAAAACAGTGACAAAATGGAAGATAAAATCAAACAATTCATTCGGCAATCTCCCTTCCTGACAAAAGTATGTAACCTGCTGATAAGTTGGGGACACGGCAACAAAGCATTTCATATCATCATCACCCTACCTTTGTTTGCATTCGCTACTCAGCTTGCCTTCCGCCGCAAGAAATATAAATCAAACTATAACACCACGGAACATATCTTTATACAAGCCTATATTGCCTGCCAGCTACTTCTGCTAAGTATAGTTATATTACCCTTCCACGGCTATGCAAGAATAAGTGATCTATACGAACTGCCTTGGTGGCTCATGTTCAGCCTATTTTGCTTGGACTACAAGCAACTATATCGTTGTACCTGGTGGAAAAGCTTTTGGCGCACAATAATTATGTTCATATACAGCCTGATACTGCTAATACTACTGGCTGTACTTGCCACATTGCTGGCAGGTGCAACTTTCTACATCCTACAACCATAG
- a CDS encoding GH92 family glycosyl hydrolase, producing the protein MKKFLLLTLVIGVLLGACVSGKQTQPETDYSSLVNPFVGTDFTGNTYPGAQVPFGMVQLSPDNGLPGWDRISGYFYPDSTISGFSHTHLSGTGAGDLYDISFMPVIMPYQEAEAPLGIYSKFSHQDEEASAGYYSVLLKDYNIRVELTATERCGIQRYSFPKGRATVFLNLKKAMNWDVTVDSHIEIVDSCTIQGFRFSDGWARNQRVYFCTRFSKPFMAFELDTTAVQLKGGQVGSACVARFDFQTSVGGEQIVFSTGLSGVSMEGAAGNLAAEAPHNDFDSYVSAARSNWNRQLGKIEVTGTDKDDKMNFYTALYHSMLAPTIFSDVDGSYRGPDGQIHRTDGWVNYGTFSLWDTFRAAHPLFTYTEPQRVNDMVKSFLAFYEQNGRLPVWNLWGSETDMMIGYHAVPVIVDAYLKGIGDFDAEKALTACVATASLDNYRGIGLYKKLGYVPYNVVDKYNADNWSLSRTLEYAYDDYCIALMARKMGKTALAEEFQKRSESYKNVFNPSTGFMQPKNDKGIFQPDFCPDEYTAHICESNAWQYLWSVQQDIPGLIALAGGSGRFAEKLDSMFTYVSVKNVDLPLFSTGMIGQYAHGNEPSHHVIYLYNKVHEPWKTQKYVAQVMRELYFNAPAGLCGNEDCGQMSAWYVFSAMGFYPVNPVGGEYEIGTPLFPEMRMHLDNGKTFTALAPNVNRQNIYIHSVKVNGRPYDKSYLTHQQIMDGATVEFEMGAVPGKCWYH; encoded by the coding sequence ATGAAAAAGTTTCTTCTTTTGACATTGGTTATCGGGGTGCTTTTAGGAGCATGTGTATCGGGTAAACAAACACAACCTGAAACAGATTATTCCTCTTTGGTAAATCCTTTTGTGGGAACCGATTTTACAGGTAATACTTATCCGGGTGCACAAGTGCCGTTTGGTATGGTGCAATTGAGTCCGGATAATGGATTGCCCGGATGGGATCGTATTTCTGGATATTTTTATCCGGATAGCACGATCTCCGGATTCAGTCATACACACCTTTCAGGCACTGGAGCCGGTGATTTATATGATATTTCCTTTATGCCTGTCATTATGCCCTATCAGGAAGCGGAAGCTCCATTAGGGATTTATTCTAAATTTTCTCATCAGGATGAGGAGGCTTCGGCCGGTTATTACAGTGTTTTGCTGAAGGATTATAATATTCGTGTCGAACTGACTGCCACTGAGCGTTGCGGTATTCAGCGATATTCTTTTCCTAAGGGCCGGGCGACGGTTTTCTTGAATCTGAAAAAGGCGATGAATTGGGATGTTACTGTCGATTCCCATATAGAGATTGTGGATTCATGCACTATTCAAGGTTTTCGTTTCTCTGACGGGTGGGCGCGTAACCAACGTGTGTATTTCTGTACTCGCTTTTCCAAGCCATTTATGGCATTTGAGCTTGATACCACGGCGGTTCAGCTTAAAGGTGGTCAGGTAGGTTCGGCTTGCGTGGCTCGTTTTGATTTCCAAACCTCTGTTGGAGGAGAACAAATAGTGTTTAGCACTGGACTGTCGGGGGTAAGTATGGAAGGTGCTGCCGGAAACTTGGCTGCCGAAGCTCCCCATAATGATTTTGACAGCTATGTGTCGGCGGCCAGGAGTAATTGGAATCGTCAGCTTGGTAAGATAGAAGTGACTGGAACTGATAAGGATGATAAGATGAACTTCTATACCGCTTTATACCATTCGATGCTTGCTCCTACTATTTTTAGTGATGTGGATGGTTCCTATCGTGGTCCGGACGGACAGATTCACCGAACTGACGGTTGGGTGAACTATGGAACTTTCTCCTTGTGGGATACTTTTCGTGCAGCGCATCCTCTGTTTACTTATACGGAGCCGCAGCGCGTCAATGATATGGTGAAGTCTTTTCTCGCTTTCTATGAGCAGAATGGGCGTTTGCCGGTATGGAACCTTTGGGGGAGTGAGACGGATATGATGATTGGTTATCATGCTGTGCCCGTTATAGTTGATGCTTATCTCAAGGGGATTGGAGACTTTGATGCCGAGAAGGCTTTGACTGCTTGTGTGGCTACGGCCAGTCTTGACAATTATAGAGGAATCGGTTTGTATAAAAAGTTAGGATATGTGCCTTACAATGTGGTAGATAAATATAATGCGGACAATTGGTCTTTATCAAGGACGCTGGAATATGCTTATGATGACTATTGCATAGCCCTAATGGCCCGGAAGATGGGTAAAACTGCATTGGCCGAAGAATTTCAGAAGCGGTCAGAAAGCTATAAGAATGTATTCAATCCTTCGACGGGTTTCATGCAACCAAAGAATGACAAGGGGATATTTCAGCCTGATTTCTGTCCTGATGAATATACAGCCCATATCTGTGAGAGCAATGCCTGGCAGTATTTGTGGTCAGTACAGCAGGATATTCCCGGACTGATTGCTTTGGCGGGGGGCAGTGGCCGTTTTGCTGAAAAATTGGACAGCATGTTCACTTATGTATCTGTAAAGAATGTTGATTTACCGCTTTTCAGTACGGGTATGATAGGACAGTATGCTCATGGCAACGAGCCCAGCCATCATGTTATTTATCTATATAATAAGGTACATGAACCTTGGAAGACACAGAAGTATGTGGCTCAGGTGATGCGTGAACTTTATTTTAATGCTCCTGCGGGTCTTTGTGGTAACGAGGATTGTGGGCAAATGTCAGCTTGGTATGTGTTCAGTGCAATGGGATTTTATCCAGTCAATCCGGTAGGGGGAGAATATGAAATTGGTACTCCGCTTTTTCCGGAGATGCGTATGCATTTAGATAACGGAAAAACCTTCACAGCTCTTGCTCCCAATGTCAATCGGCAAAATATCTATATTCATTCTGTGAAGGTTAATGGCCGGCCTTATGATAAAAGTTATCTCACTCATCAACAGATCATGGATGGAGCTACAGTAGAGTTTGAAATGGGAGCAGTTCCCGGTAAATGCTGGTATCATTGA
- the rplU gene encoding 50S ribosomal protein L21 produces MYAIVEINGQQFKAEAGKKLFVHHMQEAENGATVEFEKVLLVDKDGAITVGAPTVEGAKVVCQVVSNIVKGEKVLVFHKKRRKGHRKLNGHRQQFTELTITEVVA; encoded by the coding sequence ATGTACGCAATTGTAGAAATCAACGGTCAGCAATTTAAAGCAGAAGCTGGCAAAAAGCTGTTTGTACACCACATGCAGGAAGCAGAAAACGGTGCGACAGTAGAATTTGAAAAAGTTCTTTTAGTTGACAAAGATGGTGCTATCACTGTAGGTGCTCCTACTGTAGAAGGTGCAAAAGTTGTTTGCCAAGTTGTATCGAACATCGTGAAAGGTGAAAAAGTCCTTGTTTTTCACAAGAAAAGAAGAAAAGGTCATCGCAAGTTGAACGGTCATCGTCAACAATTTACTGAGTTAACAATTACAGAAGTAGTAGCTTAA